One Deltaproteobacteria bacterium PRO3 DNA window includes the following coding sequences:
- a CDS encoding 50S ribosomal protein L18, whose translation MSASSKISGRIRRKLRIRKKITGTQERPRLTIYRSLKHIYAQVIDDSTGRTLVSASTNEKGQPEGRRNKVSATDLGKRIAEKAKSAQVEKVVFDRNGYIYHGCVKAFADAAREAGLQF comes from the coding sequence ATGAGCGCCAGCAGCAAAATCAGCGGCCGCATCCGCCGCAAACTCAGGATCCGCAAAAAAATCACCGGCACCCAGGAGCGCCCGCGCCTGACGATCTACCGCAGCCTGAAGCACATCTATGCCCAGGTGATCGACGACAGCACCGGCCGCACCCTGGTCTCGGCTTCGACCAACGAAAAGGGCCAGCCCGAGGGGCGCCGCAACAAGGTCAGTGCGACCGACTTGGGCAAGCGCATCGCCGAGAAGGCCAAGTCGGCGCAAGTAGAGAAGGTTGTCTTCGACCGCAACGGATACATCTATCACGGCTGCGTGAAGGCCTTCGCCGACGCCGCCCGC